The Streptomyces sp. NBC_01353 genome contains a region encoding:
- a CDS encoding glycosyltransferase: MRPTIACVVPCYNEEAAIGKVVRDLRAALPEAEIYVYDNASTDRTVEVALEAGAIVRHEKRKGKGNVIRRAFADVDADALLIIDGDDTYDASRAGDLVDLLFEGPYDHVVGARRETVEGAYRPGHAVGNKMLTGAVRTLFGNDVTDMLSGYRVFSRRYIKSFPALSHEFETETEMTVHALNLRLPTAELPVDFKDRPAGSESKLRTYRDGWRILKMILGLARRQRPSLFHSVLAGLLALVSLGLGTPVIVDYINTGEVPRFPTAILAAAIMTIAVLVLLVGYILESFMHLRQEQSRLAHLAYPAPSRSPKGFDLDKTPREQEETLARS; this comes from the coding sequence ATGAGACCCACGATCGCCTGCGTCGTCCCCTGCTACAACGAGGAGGCGGCTATCGGCAAGGTGGTCCGTGATCTCCGGGCAGCGCTGCCCGAGGCCGAGATATACGTCTACGACAACGCCTCGACCGACCGCACGGTGGAAGTCGCCCTCGAGGCCGGCGCGATCGTCCGACACGAGAAGCGCAAGGGCAAGGGCAACGTCATCCGTCGCGCCTTCGCCGACGTCGACGCGGACGCGCTGCTCATCATCGACGGCGACGACACCTACGACGCGTCGCGTGCCGGTGATCTGGTCGACCTGCTCTTCGAGGGCCCCTACGACCACGTCGTCGGCGCCCGTCGCGAGACGGTCGAGGGTGCGTACCGTCCGGGTCACGCGGTCGGCAACAAGATGCTGACGGGCGCCGTCCGTACGCTCTTCGGCAACGACGTCACCGACATGCTGAGCGGTTACCGCGTCTTCTCGCGCCGCTACATCAAGTCGTTCCCGGCTCTGTCCCACGAGTTCGAGACCGAGACCGAGATGACGGTCCACGCGCTGAACCTGCGGCTCCCCACGGCGGAACTGCCCGTCGACTTCAAGGACCGCCCGGCCGGCAGCGAGAGCAAGCTCCGCACCTACCGGGACGGCTGGCGCATCCTCAAGATGATCCTCGGCCTGGCCCGCCGTCAGCGTCCCTCGCTGTTCCACAGCGTGCTCGCCGGCCTGCTCGCCCTGGTCTCCCTGGGCCTGGGCACGCCGGTCATCGTCGACTACATCAACACGGGCGAGGTGCCGCGCTTCCCCACGGCCATCCTCGCCGCGGCGATCATGACCATCGCGGTGCTCGTGCTGCTGGTGGGCTACATCCTCGAGTCGTTCATGCACCTGCGCCAGGAGCAGTCCCGCCTCGCCCACCTCGCGTACCCGGCGCCGAGCCGCTCCCCCAAGGGCTTCGACCTGGACAAGACGCCGCGTGAGCAGGAAGAGACGCTGGCCCGCTCGTAG
- a CDS encoding DUF1416 domain-containing protein — MCGAQPGGPDASTIKPGETTIQGFVTKDGQPVTGYVRLLDSTGEFTAEVPTSATGQFRFYAAEGTWTVRALVPGGTADRQVVAQQGGLAEVAIAV; from the coding sequence ATGTGTGGTGCGCAGCCCGGCGGCCCCGACGCCTCGACGATCAAGCCCGGTGAGACCACCATCCAGGGCTTCGTGACCAAGGACGGCCAGCCCGTCACCGGTTACGTCCGCCTCCTGGACTCGACCGGCGAGTTCACCGCGGAGGTCCCGACCTCCGCCACCGGCCAGTTCCGCTTCTACGCGGCCGAGGGCACCTGGACCGTTCGCGCCCTGGTTCCCGGCGGCACCGCCGACCGCCAGGTCGTGGCGCAGCAGGGTGGTCTCGCGGAGGTCGCCATCGCGGTGTGA